Genomic DNA from Thermodesulfobacteriota bacterium:
GATCCCCATCGGGGCGCACGACGAAGCTCTCGCCGTAGAAGTCCAGCCCTCGTTCGCTCCCCACCCGGTTCACCCGAACCACGTATAGGCCGTTGGCGACCGCGTGGCTCACGGCGAGCGCGAGCCAGCGCTGCTGGCTCGCGAAGGCGGCGGCGCTCGGAAGAAAGACGACCTGGGCCCCTCCCAGGGCCAGGCACCGGAATCCCTCCGGGAAGAAGTTGTCCCACCCCAGTTGCACCCCCACCCGAAGCCCTTCCAGGGTGAAGATCGGGAACCCCAGATCCCCCGGTGCAAAGTGGTGCTTTTCCTCCCAGTGGGCGAGCTGGGGCAGGTGCACCTTGCGATACAGGCCCGCCGAACGCCCCTGTGCATCGACGACGAGGGCCGCGTTGTGGTACACACCGTCGGACGCCCGCTCGAAGAAAGGGCACACCAGCGCGATCCCGCAGCGGGCAGCCAGCGCCGAGACGGCCTGTCCCAGGGGGCCGTCGGCCGGCTGGGCGAGAGCCGCCGCGTCGGCGCGGTCGCGGGGGAACCACGGCAGGCAGAACAGTTCGGGCAGACAGGCGATGCGCGCGCCCCGTGCCGCC
This window encodes:
- a CDS encoding nitrilase-related carbon-nitrogen hydrolase, encoding MVTVAAIQVSASDDVERNWRKAAQYLEAAAARGARIACLPELFCLPWFPRDRADAAALAQPADGPLGQAVSALAARCGIALVCPFFERASDGVYHNAALVVDAQGRSAGLYRKVHLPQLAHWEEKHHFAPGDLGFPIFTLEGLRVGVQLGWDNFFPEGFRCLALGGAQVVFLPSAAAFASQQRWLALAVSHAVANGLYVVRVNRVGSERGLDFYGESFVVRPDGD